CCGTTGATAAAACTGTTTGTCGAAAGAATCTTGGAAGGTTGACTCGCCTTTGGCTAAAGGCAGAACAGGTACGATCTTTTTATCATGTTCTCACTTAGAATTTGTGTTGTAATCTGGATGCTTGCTCCAGTCTTTCTTCCTCCTGTGGTTTTTATTAATATTCTCTGTAATGCCACTTTCTGAAACTTATTTTTTGCACTCTTTTCAGGAACGCCAGCACAACTATCTGAAAGATGGCCCATATGTCACACCTGAGGAAGCGGTGGCAATATACACAACTACTGTGCATTGGTTGGAGTCAAGAAAATTCTCTCCTATACCATTCCCTCCGTTATCTTACAAGCATGACACAAAGCTTCTGATTCTTGCTTTGGAGAGACTGAAGGAATCTTATAGTGTTGCTGTCAGGCTAAACCAGCTACAAAGAGAAGAGCTGGGTCTGATTGAACAAGCCTATGACAATCCTCATGAGGCGTTGTCTCGTATTAAGCGTCATTTGCTTACACAGCGTGCCTTCAAGGAAGTAAGTTGCCAAAGAAATCCAAATTCCTTTATGTAAATTCACAGCTTTTGGGAAGCGTAAATATTCTCATAAGGTGCAAGATATTTTGTGGTTTAATGATGAGAGAGACTCGCAGTTTACCATTGCATGCAATTTTTCGGAAATAAACATGTTAAGCTAATACTTGAGTGGTCTGCAGGTTGGCATTGAGTTCATGGATCTGTATAGCTATCTAATTCCAGTTTACGAGattgaaccacttgaaaagaTTACTGATGCATATCTCGATCAGTACCTGTGGTATGAAGGTGATAAGCGCCACCTTTTTCCTAACTGGATTAAGCCTGCAGATTCAGAACCACCACCATTGCTGGTTTACAAATGGTGTCAGGGTATAAATAACTTACAAAGCATTTGGGACACCAGTGAAGGGCAGTGTGTGGTGATGCTTCAGACTAAATTTGAGAAATTTTTCGAAAAAATTGATCTAACCATGCTTAACAGGTAAGCAACAtgattttctcttttttttgggGTGGGTGGGGGGTTTAAAATCACACgcttatattatattttaatattgttgTAGGCTTCTTCGGCTGGTTCTTGACCATAACATAGCTGATTATGTTACTGCGAAGAATAACGTTGTCCTTTCGTACAAAGATATGAGTCATACAAACTCATATGGGCTTATACGTGGTCTGCAGTTTGCTTCTTTTGTGGTGCAGTACTTTGGACTTGTCTTGGATCTTCTACTTCTTGGTCTAACTCGAGCCAGTGAAATTGCTGGTCCACCACAGATGCCTAATGAGTTTATTACGTACCATGACACTAGAATTGAAACACGGCATCCAATTCGGTTGTATTCCAGATACATTGATAAGGTTCACATACTATTTCGTTTTACCCATGAAGAGGCTCGGGACCTTATCCAGCGATACCTCACAGAGCATCCTGATCCCAACAATGAAAATATGGTTGGCTATAATAACAAAAAGTGCTGGCCAAGAGATGCCAGAATGCGACTCATGAAGCATGATGGTAATGCTCTTCTTTGCCAACCACCTTCAATTATttagtattattttatatttttattgtaatatCAAAGCCAATTAAATTTGATGCAAACTTTTTGGTCATGGCATTTTGTATCTTGCAGTCAATTTAGGGAGAAGTGTCTTTTGGGATATGAAGAACCGCCTACCTAGAAGCATCACCACACTTGAATGGGAGAACAGCTTTGTGTCTGTCTATAGCAAAGACAATCCGAACTTGCTCTTTTGCATGTACTTTAGACTATTTCTTTTGTTACTCTACCTTTTCAACTATATAGCTGTATATCTGCTATATATTTGATATACACACGCACACATATGCATATAACTtgaaacataataaattaatgaTGTGTGCAGGTCTGGATTTGAAATTCGTATTTTACCGAAGATAAGAATGACACAAGAGGCTTTTAGCAATACAAGAGATGGGGTTTGGAACCTCCAAAATGAACAGACAAAAGAACGCACTGCTGTTGCTTTCCTACGGGTAGATGATGAACACATGAAAGTGTTTGAGAATCGAGTAAGACAGATTCTCATGTCCTCTGGTTCGACAACATTTACAAAGATTGTCAATAAATGGAATACAGCTCTTATAGGTAATGATTCAGTATCTCCTTCTAGAGCTCGGAGCTTCTTCCAAAATGCATGAACTGTATATTGTTGCAGTGCTGCTGGTGCTTTTATTTTTACGCTGAATAGTTTTTGTTTCGGCAGGTCTTATGACTTATTTCCGTGAAGCAACTGTGCACACACAGGAGCTGTTAGATTTGCTAGTAAAATGTGAAAATAAAATACAGACTCGTATTAAGATCGGGCTGAATTCGAAGATGCCTAGCAGGTAAAGATATGAATTATTCTTGTGGTTTTTGTTATTCTCTGTTTCCTGATTTCTGAGATCTTTTTGAAATTTCTCTTCTTTTTAGGTTCCCACCTGTCATCTTTTACACCCCAAAGGAAATTGGAGGTCTTGGAATGCTTTCAATGGGGCACATATTGATTCCTCAGAGTGACCTTCGACATAGTAAACAAACAGATGTTGGTGTGACTCATTTTAGAAGTGGAATGAGTCATGAAGAGGACCAACTAATTCCCAATTTGTATCGCTACATACAGGTATGATGAATTGAAATCGTGCTTTTATCATGTCTTTTGctctaaattcaacttcttgtttACCTCTATCTGGACTTCGATTTTGTGACAGCCATGGGAGAGTGAGTTCATTGATTCACAGCGTGTGTGGGCTGAATATGCATTGAAGAGGCAGGAAGCCCAGGCACAGAACAGACGTTTAACACTGGAAGATTTGGAAGTAAGCCTAAAAACTATTTTACTTTTCCAATCTGTAggtttttttgttaattttgcCTTCCCGGGGGTATAATATTAGTTACACACTTAACAATGTTAGTAGCTGCGATTTTCAAGGTATCTCTCTAGTGTGTTTTCCCTTCACACCCTCGAAAATGTAAAACATGATCATTGAAGGAAAGAAAAAGTAGAGTTTTGATGGACATTGTGCGCAAGGTTTAGCATGTTTGGGCCTTTTCTTGTAATAATCTAGGTTTATCTAGGTGTTCTCATTGATAGGGCATATTTCTTGTATTTTGTTTTAATAAAAGCATGTTGACACATTTCTTTCTATTTGATTTGTAGGATTCTTGGGATCGCGGAATACCTCGAATTAATACTCTATTTCAAAAGGATCGACACACCCTTGCTTATGACAAAGGGTGGAGGGTGAGAACAGATTTTAAACAGTATCAGGTCCTGAAACAAAATCCATTTTGGTGGACACACCAAAGGCATGATGGGAAGTTGTGGAACTTAAACAACTATCGTACTGATGTCATTCAAGCTCTGGGAGGAGTTGAAGGAATTCTTGAGCATACATTGTTTAAGGGAACATAGTAAGTAACTGTATGTTTATTGTACCCTTATTACACTTATATGTGGAAATGCCTTTTTGTGAAACGTTGGGCTGAACATTTTATTGCTTGATCTTTGCCTTTGTCCACTTGATGACACCATAtttcttcctttctttttcAGCTTCCCTACATGGGAGGGTCTTTTCTGGGAGAAAGCATCAGGTTTTGAGGAGTCCATGAAGTATAAGAAATTAACCAATGCACAAAGATCTGGGCTCAATCAAATTCCTAACAGAAGGTTTACACTATGGTGGTCACCAACTATAAACCGAGCAAATGTATATGTTGGCTTCCAAGTGCAGCTGGATCTTACGGGGATTTTTATGCATGGAAAGATACCAACGCTTAAGATATCTCTGATTCAGATATTCCGTGCGCATTTGTGGCAGAAGATACACGAGAGTGTGGTGATGGACCTTTGCCAGGTTTTGGATCAAGAGTTGGACGCGCTGGAGATAGAAACTGTTCAGAAAGAGACAATTCATCCGAGAAAGAGCTACAAAATGAACAGCTCATGTGCTGACATTCTCCTTTTTGCTGCTCAAAGATGGCATATGTCAAAGCCCAGTCTTGTGGCTGAATCGAAGGATGTGTTTGACCAAAAAGCCAGCAATAAATACTGGATTGATGTTCAACTTCGCTGGGGTGACTATGATTCCCATGATATTGAGCGATATAACAGGGCAAAATTTATGGATTACACAACAGATAATATGTCTATCTATCCAGCACCAACTGGTATGCTGTTTATATAATAGATGATTTATTACAAGTGCTGATACCTCAGATCGAGTAACTTAGTTGATTCCATGTGCAGGGGTAATGATAGGACTTGATCTTGCCTACAACTTGCATTCTGCTTTTGGAAATTGGTTCCCTGGGTCAAAACCATTACTTGCCCAGGCCATGAACAAGATTATGAAGGTGccatttaattttttgttttaacaTTTATTGTTGCCGAATAGTTAGCTAGGCATGCTAATATTAGAATCTTTTGCATGCAGTCAAATCCAGCATTGTACGTGTTAAGAGAACGTATAAGAAAAGGGCTGCAGTTGTATTCCTCAGAACCTACAGAGCCTTATCTATCATCTCAGAACTATGGGGAGATATTTAGCAATCAGATTATCTGGTTTGTTGATGACACAAATGTCTATCGAGTCACCATTCACAAAACTTTTGAGGGAAATCTTACGACAAAACCTATTAATGGTGCCATTTTCATTTTCAACCCCAGAACTGGTCAACTTTTTCTGAAGGTTGGTTGTACAACCTGCTATATTTCCCGAATATCTTGATATTTATGCATAAATTTACCGTGTTTGTGTAAATCTCTTACAGGTTATCCACACAAGTGTCTGGGCTGGGCAAAAGCGTCTTGGTCAGCTGGCCAAGTGGAAAACTGCTGAAGAAGTGGCTGCTCTGGTACGGTCATTGCCGGTCGAAGAACAGCCAAAACAGATTATTGTGACTCGCAAGGGCATGTTGGATCCATTAGAGGTCCACTTGCTTGATTTCCCAAATATTGTGATCAAAGGAAGTGAGCTACAATTACCATTCCAGGCTTGCTTGAAGATTGAAAAATTTGGTGATCTAATATTGAAGGCCACAGAGCCACAAATGGTGTTGTTTAACATTTATGATGATTGGCTGAAAAGCATCTCATCTTACACGGCATTCTCTAGGCTGATATTGATTTTACGTGCCCTCCATGTCAACAATGAGAAAGCTAAGATGTTGCTGAAGCCTGATAAGACAATAGTCACCGAGGCTCACCACATCTGGCCTTCATTGTCAGATGAACAGTGGATGAAGGTGAGATTTTTCGGTCGATGCCCTTGTATTGCCCATGTGTATGACAGTGGCTGTCGTAATAGTTTTCTGTTCTGAGGGAAAATTTCTGTATTTCACATCACTGATGGCTTCTAAATATAACAATTCTGTCTAATGCTTTTGTTCTCTTGTGAACTGTAACATAGGTTGAAGTTGCTCTAAGAGATCTTATACTTTCTGACTATGCGAAGAAGAACAACGTGAACACGTCGGCATTAACCCAGTCCGAGATCCGTGATATAATTCTTGGAGCTGAGATTACTCCACCTTCACAACAGCGACAACAAATTGCTGAGATTGAGAAACAGGTGATCCCATCTCATGCATAAATTGCAGTATGTTTATTGTTTTGCTGCTTAgtagtgtttttttttaaatcataaattgacTTTTATGTCCGTTTAGGCAAAGGAGGCTAGTCAGCTCACTGCAGTCACTACGAGGACCACAAATGTGCATGGAGACGAATTAATAGTCACCACTACAAGTCCCTATGAGCAAGCAGCATTTGGTTCGAAAACCGACTGGCGAGTCAGAGCAATATCCGCCACAAATCTTCATCTCCGGGTGAATCACATATATGTGAACTCTGAAGACATCAAGGTAATTTCATCCTGAAGTCGCATTAGAATCAAGTACTTCTCATGGAAAACACTCGCTAAGATTGCCTTTCTTGAGCAGGAAACTGGATTCACGTACATCATGCCTAAAAATATTCTGAAGAACTTTATATGTATTGCTGACCTCCGCACCCAAATTTCTGGTTACCTTTATGGCATAAGTCCTCCAGACAACCCTCAAGTCAAAGAGATTCGTTGTATTGCAATGCCCCCTCAGTGGGGGACTCACCAGCAGGTTCATCTTCCATCAGCTCTTCCTGAGCATGATTTCCTGAACGATTTGGAGCCTCTAGGATGGATGCATACACAACCAAACGAACTGCCTCAGCTGTCACCCCAGGTTTCTACTTGACCCGATCTATATACTTCGTTTACTCTCATTTTGCATGGATACTCTCATATCATCATCTAATGCTGAATGTAGGACCTTGCTGCTCATGCACGGATCttgtcaaacaacaaacaatGGGACGGAGAGAAGTGCATAATTCTGACATGCAGTTTTACTCCTGGTTCTTGCTCTTTAACCGCGTACAAGTTGACCCCTTCTGGTTATGAATGGGGAAAAAGCAACACAGATGCTGCGAGTAACCCCTATGGCTACCTTCCGACTTTCTACGAGAAAGTTCAAATGCTCTTGAGTGATAGATTCCTCGGTTTCTACATGGTACATCATACCCTCCTCCAGCTCTTTTAAGTAATCTGCTTGCTCTTGCCAGTCTCATTTGTGATCAATTTTGGTTGTGCAGGTACCGGACAACGGTCCATGGAATTACAATTTTATGGGCGTGAAACATACTGTGAGCATGAAATATGGGATGAAACTCGGGACGCCTCGAGAATACTATCACGAGGATCATCGGCCTACTCATTTCCTGGAATTCAGCAACTTGGAGGAAGGCGAAACTGCAGAAGGTGATAGGGAAGATACCTTTGCTTAATGTAGTATTCCCTACCTCCAGAGTTTCTTGTAATTTAAAGTTGGTAGGTATTTTATTATTTACCTTCTGTTGAGCAACTCACTTTGAAGAAATCCAACAAATGTCTCTCTTTCTATGTTGTTCAGTAAAGTAGTTGCAGGTTTATTTCCCTCggcaaaaattatttcgacGCTCTTCAGAatctatttattaatttttatttttggttcacaacaaaaaaaatgttttaaaatgtaTCTTACTCAAGTTATCCACtttacataatatttttttaaaaaaatataaaaatgtaatTCAATAGCACCAAAAGATTGTTGCAAGTTAAATTTTCTTTGTGAttgtttatattaaatttaacattttaccaatttttttaattaaattaaaaaatataaaatgcttGTACACTACAATAAACATTGGGCTAAATCAATCTCGAGCGAATATTCACCTTCGTCACATCttaaacaattttttatttgtgtGCGCCACAATATTTCTTCCTCCatttgtatataatatatatattttataagagACGGCTGGCCTAATCGAGCAAATTATTCGAGTGTCAAAGAAGGtataaatgatcataaaatttgACATTCAAACAATTCTTTTAATTAGTTGCGTACTCGTACATACAAGAAGCACAACCTAACACAAAAATGTCACCAAGAAAATGAAATTTACCATCTACTCACAAATACTCTATATCTTACAACCTTACActgaaatttcaagaaaatattcGATCACACTATCCATAAAACAAACCAGAAAATAGCATTCAGCCCAAGAAAATTCCTCAAAAGTGTTATTTTGTGCATCGTAGCGCTTGATTTGGAGTTTGATTTCAACATATGTTGCAGAGTAACTGTTGGCCCGACTTCCGGTGTCTCACAATGGCCAATGCCTGCATCAGACAAGGTGTCCAAATCAATTCCTAGCCCACTTTTTGCATCAAAACATAGTCCCAAATTATTATTAAGCTTTAATTTCCTTCTCATTCTCCAAACCATTTCTCTTGTGAAAGGAATAGGCCCTTCCAATCTGTTGTTATCTAGCCTAAGCTCACTTAAACCATTCAAATTCACAAGATTTGGTGGTATGGTTCCGTTAAGTTGGTTGCCATTAAGATGCAACACACGCAGTTCTGTCAGCTTATCTATTGACTCCGGTATCAGCCCTTCTAAATTCATGTTGGATAAACCTAAGATCATCAAACTATTCAATCCCTCAAAAGCGTTTTCCGGGATTATCGTAGCCGTTGAGGGGTTGCCACTGAGGATTAGAGCTTGGAGGGAGTTGAGATTCTTGAAAGGATATGTGAATGGATTTGATATAATGTTGTAACTTAAATCCAGAAGGATAAGGTCTTTCAAACCATTTAGATTCGGTGTCGGATCCGAAATGCGGTTACGACTTAAATCTACCTTTAGGAGAGAATCGCATCTTAAAAGTTGTGTAGGGATGGAACCTGTGAGATGATTTTGGTTAAGGTCTAGTATGCTTAGTCTTTGGAAAGAAATATCAGGAATTGAACCGGAGAGTCTGTTGCCACTCAAATCTAACGAACTTAGACCGGAAATCCGGCCGAGTGAAATCGGAATCGACCCGTTTAGATTGTTTCTGTGGAGATCCAGGGTTGTTAAACGGGTCAAATTGCCTATTTCATATGGGATAGGCCCAATGTGCCCATTTTCCCTAAGAACCAGAGTTTGCAAATTGGAGCCCAACAAGCCCAAAAAAGATGGGATTGGCTGTGGGTTATCAGTAAAGCAACGGTAAAAGAATAGGGTCCGAAGATGTGGGAGCCTAGTAATGGAATGGGAGATGAAAGAACGGGTCGGGTCGCAAGTCGGGAACGCTGTGTCGTCGGACAATGCACCGAATGACAGTGATACGACATGGAAGACATTGTCTTTATCGGGCATGCACTCGATCCCATGCCAACGACCACGGCACACATCCGGAATCTCGGTAGCCCATTCGTTTCCGGTAGCTCTCATCACATCATACACGGCTTCTTGCTCTATAGGGTCAGTTTTAGCTCCACTTCTGGAGCTTGTCAGACCGGATTGCGGCCCATCGACTAGAGCAGATGGCGCACCCGAATCGGACATGATCACGGTGAACGACATGCTGAATCTAACCAAAAGGAGTAATGATATGATCAATATTGTAGAGAAAGTGGAATCCATTTTTTGGTGGGCAAGTTGGAGAAATGAAGTttgaaaacaaatatataagtaaggaatttgatgatataaTTATGGGCTGGTGAATTGTTGGTTACATAAATTGAAGTAATGTGTAATAATGAGGTCACGGGTATTGAGAGAAGTAGGTCCTTGGAGTATTAATGTCTATCACGGAGTTCATACCTTAGGGAGGGTTATTTTCTATTGctgtatattattatatatggtCCACGTATCAAATCCAAAGCAACtcgtgtattttttttattgaatatcggtggggttgacccgtctcacaaataaaaattcgtgaaactgtctcacaagagacctactcttttaataattatcgtgacatatttaatttatttaccaTTTATCTTATAATGAACATTTGGAACTAAGAGCCTCAACCTTGTATTTTATTAAGGCACAATACTCTGCTCTCCCACTGAAGCAGATGATACCTTTTAAATGTAAGTGTTTGATCCCCATCCGAGATTAGGTCAGCCGGTTCACAACAAATGCAACATCGTCGATGTCAATCGAAAGCGTATTCTAAGATATTACGAACCATTCATTTTTTCTACTCGAGCTTCACAAGTAGTGGATGTACATAAGTGGTTTGCAGCAAAGAGATTATGTTTCACACCTGAGAGTAAGTGCATATATGCTATTGAGAACAATAATGCTTTTCAAAACAATAAAAACCCAAATCATTCCATTGAAACACAATTTCTATTGACATCGCAAAAAACTTGGTAGATTATGCATGATAATGAACTTGATGTAGCAAGTACATACTGAAAGTAACACGGACGATGTGCGACGATGCAACAGAGAATGAAAGTGGAAGTGATTAGTGGGAGATTAATAAGACACCACCTTATTGCACATTTTCTAGTTAATGTGGATTGCTCATCATCATTTATGCTTGATGCTGCACCAGATCGACAAACTGCTATACctaattgaaccaattttcataTAAATTCTATTTCCAGtgttatgtttatataatttatgATTCGTGTAAGTCTTTGTATGAATTCataggggtgtcaaaatgcgaCACGATCCGTCAACTCGACAcgacccaacacgaaaaaaatcaggttcgggtttttcgggttcgggttgggtggattcgggttagtgccatgttaggcgggtttcgggttgggtcgggttgggtcgcgggttgacccacaaactttttttttgaaaatattacctatatttttatatattgtatgtttgaacaaaatttattgtatatttatatgataaattttcatcatttaatatttattttgcatatttttattttttaacaattttttatttgatttagtaaatatacttttaattttttacgATTAAACATTCtaatttaaatcgaaaattttgttattatgtgtttaaattaaaatattattattattttttatttttttgaatttttttcattaattttttaaaaaattttaaaaaataaataaaattcgggttaggcgAGTTAGACGGATTGAGTCGGGTTATacgggttcgtgttcgggttgggggttttcgggttgcttcgggttcgggttgaaaaaaaaataaaaaaaatttcgctgGGTTGATCCAAAACCCTACCCAACCCACCCGATTGGACACCCCCTATGAATTCATGTAACTGCAGAAGAAATACATGTGGGAGGAGCATATCACGATGATGCGATCAGAGGTGTCCGGTATCAGCAATGTTCCATACTGTACAAACGTCTCTTTCTTTCAAGTCGTCGGCAAATTCACATTCCTCCACCTACCAGGTTTCttaaaaatatagataaagatataactgaatttgaaaatatagatatatatatttataatattgaaagatttgaaaaaatttattctaggaatatataaatatatttcatataATTGATGAATATGGTAATAATAATTACTTTGGTGTAATTTGACCATTACTAATAATGAGTTTTGTCTCAATATATAATATagaatataaatacatatatacatatatatatagtctAGATATGGGATTTCAAACCCATAAATGAGAAAACGATACATATCAATTTTGttaaatagatttttttatccgatcttatttttgaaaaatattattttttattacaaaaTTATTACTTATCACTCTAAATATTAATCAGGTCAACACGTCTCACGGATATCTACATatgtgatatcgtctcacaagagaattattattattattattatcttcaTAATCAATTATGATTGTCTACTAAAATTATATAACggattaaatttcaaattctaaacatataataaggaaaattaaaatctataaaccataTATGATTTTACTTATCGATTGGGTTTAAACATATTTAATTGTAAGATTTAGAATGTcaagtttataaaatatttatttttttaactaaTCAATAAATAtagttaattatataatttaaaaatggaTATTTAACGCAAAACCATACAAAATTTGAATATATATCATAGAGATCCGGGCCTTAATATATtagtattattattaattattaataaacgaaaaataataatatcctCTCTTTGTGGATAGGCCTGGTGCTGCTCTGCAAAAACAATCCATTCTCTCGGAGTTCTGCCCGACTTCTGCACACGGTAATAATCGGACAGCATTCCGTTTTTTGGCATGACAAAACCCTTCTACTGATTTCCCACTTTGCAAGGTTttataatctttttttttttgttaaaaaaaatgctCATGTTTGAAGGttcttatttttcttgattttgactAGGAAACGGTCTGCGGGTTTTCTATGTTCTGGTTTGCCTCTGGAGTTTGGAAAATGATGTGGAACTTCttgcttttttttttgtgtttcagGTGAAAGAAAATGGCTCAGATATTACTTCATGGGACTCTCCATGTCACGATCTATGAAGTGGATAGGTTGGGAAGTGGAGGGGGTGGTAATTTTTTCAGCAAGGTATAAAATCATCGTTCATTTggtttaaatcttttatcttttTGGTTGGATTTCGCtgtttttacaatttttttcatGTGGGTTGGATCTGTTCTTGTAAAGATCTGACTTTGATTCGTGTAAGTTTAGTTATATGCCATTTTCTTGTGGAATTCCGGAGATGGAGATGGGATCTTGGGAAGTAGTTTGATTTGACTCCCTCAGGATCTATAGAGTTTTAATCATCTTGGGTATGGTCGCTGTTTGAATTTTATTGACCTTGCTTGGACGGaatatatgatatattcatGATTGGTCATACTACGCAGTTTTCATGTCTCCAAAGTTTGCTATGGTCTCCAATCGATCTCTATAGTTGTATGGTTGATGCAAAATTGAATTTTTCGTATAATCTATAGCCTGGTGCTGGTGTTAGAGATGAAGTTCCAACTCTTCAGtggttaattgtttttcatCAGCTGAAACAATTATTCATTATGCAATTAGCTAAACGGAATATGCA
This window of the Primulina tabacum isolate GXHZ01 chromosome 12, ASM2559414v2, whole genome shotgun sequence genome carries:
- the LOC142520491 gene encoding pre-mRNA-processing-splicing factor 8A-like — translated: MYNNGQEMWNTNINNLAPPGTSGSGGAAGMPPPPPPPGTSGAPPVAPPPPMSLPPSYTVVPSEVQLDERARKWMQLNSKRYSDKRKFGFVETQKEDMPPEHVRKIIRDHGDMSSKKFRHDKRVYLGALKFVPHAVYKLLENMPMPWEQVREVKVLYHITGAITFVNEIPWVVEPIYLAQWGTMWIMMRREKRDRRHFKRMRFPPFDDEEPPLDYADNILDVDPLEPIQLEMDEEEDSAVHTWFYDHKPLVKTKLINGPSYRKWHLSLPIMATLHRLSGQLLSDLTDGNYFYLFDMESFFTAKALNMCIPGGPKFEPLYRDMEKGDEDWNEFNDINKLIIRSPLRTEYRIAFPHLYNNRPRKVKLCIYHTPMVMYIKTEDPDLPAFYYDPLIHPITSTNKDRRDKKNYENDEDDDFVLPEEVEPLLFGTPIYTDTTAAGISLLFAPRPFSMRSGRMRRAEDIPLVSEWFKEHCPPSYPVKVRVSYQKLLKCFVLNELHHRPPKAQKKKHLFRSLQSTKFFQTTELDWAEAGLQVCKQGYNMLNLLIHRKNLNYLHLDYNFNLKPVKTLTTKERKKSRFGNAFHLCREILRLTKLVVDANIQFRLGNVDAFQLADGLQYIFSHVGQLTGMYRYKYRLMRQIRMCKDLKHLIYYRFNTGPVGKGPGCGFWAPMWRVWLFFLRGIVPLLERWLGNLLARQFEGRHSKGVAKTVTKQRVESHFDLELRAAVMHDVLDAMPEGIKQNKARTILQHLSEAWRCWKANIPWKVPGLPVPIENMILRYVKSKADWWTNVAHYNRERIRRGATVDKTVCRKNLGRLTRLWLKAEQERQHNYLKDGPYVTPEEAVAIYTTTVHWLESRKFSPIPFPPLSYKHDTKLLILALERLKESYSVAVRLNQLQREELGLIEQAYDNPHEALSRIKRHLLTQRAFKEVGIEFMDLYSYLIPVYEIEPLEKITDAYLDQYLWYEGDKRHLFPNWIKPADSEPPPLLVYKWCQGINNLQSIWDTSEGQCVVMLQTKFEKFFEKIDLTMLNRLLRLVLDHNIADYVTAKNNVVLSYKDMSHTNSYGLIRGLQFASFVVQYFGLVLDLLLLGLTRASEIAGPPQMPNEFITYHDTRIETRHPIRLYSRYIDKVHILFRFTHEEARDLIQRYLTEHPDPNNENMVGYNNKKCWPRDARMRLMKHDVNLGRSVFWDMKNRLPRSITTLEWENSFVSVYSKDNPNLLFCMSGFEIRILPKIRMTQEAFSNTRDGVWNLQNEQTKERTAVAFLRVDDEHMKVFENRVRQILMSSGSTTFTKIVNKWNTALIGLMTYFREATVHTQELLDLLVKCENKIQTRIKIGLNSKMPSRFPPVIFYTPKEIGGLGMLSMGHILIPQSDLRHSKQTDVGVTHFRSGMSHEEDQLIPNLYRYIQPWESEFIDSQRVWAEYALKRQEAQAQNRRLTLEDLEDSWDRGIPRINTLFQKDRHTLAYDKGWRVRTDFKQYQVLKQNPFWWTHQRHDGKLWNLNNYRTDVIQALGGVEGILEHTLFKGTYFPTWEGLFWEKASGFEESMKYKKLTNAQRSGLNQIPNRRFTLWWSPTINRANVYVGFQVQLDLTGIFMHGKIPTLKISLIQIFRAHLWQKIHESVVMDLCQVLDQELDALEIETVQKETIHPRKSYKMNSSCADILLFAAQRWHMSKPSLVAESKDVFDQKASNKYWIDVQLRWGDYDSHDIERYNRAKFMDYTTDNMSIYPAPTGVMIGLDLAYNLHSAFGNWFPGSKPLLAQAMNKIMKSNPALYVLRERIRKGLQLYSSEPTEPYLSSQNYGEIFSNQIIWFVDDTNVYRVTIHKTFEGNLTTKPINGAIFIFNPRTGQLFLKVIHTSVWAGQKRLGQLAKWKTAEEVAALVRSLPVEEQPKQIIVTRKGMLDPLEVHLLDFPNIVIKGSELQLPFQACLKIEKFGDLILKATEPQMVLFNIYDDWLKSISSYTAFSRLILILRALHVNNEKAKMLLKPDKTIVTEAHHIWPSLSDEQWMKVEVALRDLILSDYAKKNNVNTSALTQSEIRDIILGAEITPPSQQRQQIAEIEKQAKEASQLTAVTTRTTNVHGDELIVTTTSPYEQAAFGSKTDWRVRAISATNLHLRVNHIYVNSEDIKETGFTYIMPKNILKNFICIADLRTQISGYLYGISPPDNPQVKEIRCIAMPPQWGTHQQVHLPSALPEHDFLNDLEPLGWMHTQPNELPQLSPQDLAAHARILSNNKQWDGEKCIILTCSFTPGSCSLTAYKLTPSGYEWGKSNTDAASNPYGYLPTFYEKVQMLLSDRFLGFYMVPDNGPWNYNFMGVKHTVSMKYGMKLGTPREYYHEDHRPTHFLEFSNLEEGETAEGDREDTFA
- the LOC142521397 gene encoding uncharacterized protein LOC142521397 codes for the protein MDSTFSTILIISLLLLVRFSMSFTVIMSDSGAPSALVDGPQSGLTSSRSGAKTDPIEQEAVYDVMRATGNEWATEIPDVCRGRWHGIECMPDKDNVFHVVSLSFGALSDDTAFPTCDPTRSFISHSITRLPHLRTLFFYRCFTDNPQPIPSFLGLLGSNLQTLVLRENGHIGPIPYEIGNLTRLTTLDLHRNNLNGSIPISLGRISGLSSLDLSGNRLSGSIPDISFQRLSILDLNQNHLTGSIPTQLLRCDSLLKVDLSRNRISDPTPNLNGLKDLILLDLSYNIISNPFTYPFKNLNSLQALILSGNPSTATIIPENAFEGLNSLMILGLSNMNLEGLIPESIDKLTELRVLHLNGNQLNGTIPPNLVNLNGLSELRLDNNRLEGPIPFTREMVWRMRRKLKLNNNLGLCFDAKSGLGIDLDTLSDAGIGHCETPEVGPTVTLQHMLKSNSKSSATMHKITLLRNFLGLNAIFWFVLWIV